The Flavivirga eckloniae genomic interval TGGCTATCCTTTCGTTAGTCTTTAATTTTTCTGAAATTCTATCGTTGAATATTCAGGAATCTGATTAGTCCAATTGATTGATATATAATAACTTTTATATCAAATTATTAGGTGGCACTAGATAAATGTCGTATGTTCGCACCACAATAAAAAATACCTATAGAGTTTTAAGGTAGTATATAGTACAATTAGTTTTTAAGAGTTTTACTCTTCTTTCCAATTTTATTTTTACAATTACTTTTTCAATAGTGTTTTAAGTTAATAGATTGTTTTTACAATTTCATTATTATTTTTAGTATGCTTTTCTTAATTAGGATATTTTTTATTGTGAAAAAATAATTATTAATTTAAAATTAAGTAAAGATGCAAGAAGGCACAGTAAAATTTTTCAACAATTCAAAAGGATTCGGATTTATTAAATCATCAGAAACAGGAGAAGATATTTTCGTACATAATTCTGGTTTAACAGATGATATTAGAGAAGATGACAAAGTACAGTATGATACTGAACAAGGAAAAAAAGGATTAAATGCTATTAACGTTAGGGTTATACATTAAGCACCTAAATAATGTGTGTCATATAAAGAGATACGTTATATAAATATTAAAGACCGTTTTTTATAACGGTCTTTTTTTATGATTTAAAATCATTTTTTAATAAATCAGATTGATAAATTCGAATTAATTTTTCTTCATTTAGGTCAATTGTAATTCTATACTTTCGTGTTCTTTAATTATTTCAATTATTGTGTCGAAATATTTAAGTTCAGATTTACTTTTTTCACTTTGATGCCATTTTAAAATATATTTTTCATCAACATCGTGAACTCCGAATCCTCCGTAAAGAATATCATTAAATGCATCAAGATTTCGTCCAATTTTCCAATTCAGTTCTAACTAAAGTCATTTTCGATTCTATTTCTCGATAAAAACCTTTCATATTTGAAAATTTATTTCCGTTTATCTCGATTATTCGCATTCTGATTAATTAAGCACAACAATTGTGTATGCGTACCGCTAAATATATACCCATTATACGTTTACCTACAAATTTAAAGTATTTTTAATAAGCTTAAAATTATTTAAGGAGTAGATTATAAATATAAAAAAGGGACTGAATTAGTTGTTTTTTAACTTAAAATTCAGCCCCAATTATGAAATGTTTTTGAAGTAAAACTATTTATTTTCAATCCAAAGTCGCGCATTTACGAAAGCTTCTAACCAAGGCGATACTTCATCTTTACGTCCATCTGGATAATTTGCCCAGTTCCATTGGAACGTAGAACGTTCGATATGTGGCATGGTTACTAAATGACGACCTGTTTTATCGCACATCATGGCTGTATTGAATTTAGAACCATTTGGATTATGCGGATATTCAGCATAACCATATTTCGCAACGATATGGTATTGATCTTCTGTATAGGGGAGATCAAATTTACCTTCACCATGAGAAATCCAGACACCTAGTGTACTACCTGCAAGAGTAGAAAGCATCACAGAATTATTTTCTTGAATTTTTACAGAGGTAAAAGAACTCTCGTGTTTGTGCGAATCGTTATGGAGCATTTTACCATGGATTTCATGATCGGGGTTTATTTCCTCAAGTTCCATGAATAATTGACATCCATTACAAATACCAACGGTTAATGTATCGTCTCTATCGAAGAAATTTTGAATGGCTTTGTTTGCCTTTTCGTTATATTTAATAGCACCAGCCCAACCTTTTGCAGATCCTAATACATCGGAGTTACTAAAACCTCCAACTGCACCTAAAAACTGAATGTCTTCTAAGGTTTCACGACCAGAGATTAAATCGGTCATATGTACATCTTTTACATCAAACCCTGCTAAGTACATGGCATTTGCCATTTCACGTTCTGAGTTACTACCTTTTTCACGAAGGATGGCTGCTTTTGGACGTTTTGTTTCCGCAAGCGAAGTGTCAATAGGTCTCGACTGCGTTCGATCTGACATATCAGCCAACTTTCCTGTAAAGTGCTTAGGAAACGTGTATTGTAAAGGCTGATTTTTGTAGTTGTTATATCTATCTTCAGCTAAATTATTAGCGGTTTGCTTTTGATCTAGTAAGAAAGAGGTTTTATACCAAACGTCTCTTAATCTTGAAACGGTCATTGTGAATACATCTGCACCGTTAATAACACTTAAAGTATCACTTTCTGTAACTTTTCCGATGTTATGGAATTCAATATTGGCGGCGTTTAAAACAGATTCGATTGAATTGTCTTTAGCCTGAATGACTATACCCGAATTTTCAGCAAATAATATTTTGAATGAATCCTTTTCGTTTAAACTAGAAAGATCTAATTCGGCACCAAGATTTACATCAGCAAAACATAACTCTAAAAGCGTCGTAATCAATCCACCAGAAGCCACATCATGTCCCGCAACGATTTTCTCGTCTCTAATTAAATCTTGAATGGTATTGAATACATTTTTAACATATCCGGCATCTTTTACGTTAGGGGTTTCATTACCAATTTTATTTACAATTTGAGCAAACGAACTTCCTCCTAATTTAAAATTGTCTTGTGATAAGTTAATATAGTAAATGTCTCCACCATTTTTATTGAAAACAGGCTCTACGATTTTAGAGATATCGTTACAATTTGCGGCTGCAGAAATAATAACAGTACCCGGAG includes:
- a CDS encoding cold-shock protein, translating into MQEGTVKFFNNSKGFGFIKSSETGEDIFVHNSGLTDDIREDDKVQYDTEQGKKGLNAINVRVIH
- a CDS encoding barstar family protein, whose product is MNWKIGRNLDAFNDILYGGFGVHDVDEKYILKWHQSEKSKSELKYFDTIIEIIKEHESIELQLT